A window from Pyrococcus yayanosii CH1 encodes these proteins:
- a CDS encoding stage II sporulation protein M — protein MSRSAKLLLALLGTFMVGAVVGVMVARANPEFADSVVEGIRRLLGGGSKLPDGFELFLMIFLNNARVAAIMAFGGIAFGIVPFAVLLFNGMIVGIVVQHVIGTGEPLGKVLLTIVPHGVIEIPAFAIAGLGGLEWFLEVVEGKGKMEKRMKRGLKKMLRRLALSIALLFVAALVEAFVTPELAGVG, from the coding sequence ATGAGTAGAAGTGCGAAGCTCTTACTGGCCCTCCTTGGAACATTCATGGTTGGCGCAGTAGTTGGTGTCATGGTAGCACGGGCCAACCCCGAATTCGCCGATAGTGTTGTAGAAGGAATAAGAAGGTTGCTCGGGGGAGGTAGTAAGCTACCCGATGGCTTCGAGCTGTTCCTGATGATATTTCTCAACAACGCTAGGGTAGCAGCCATAATGGCCTTTGGAGGCATAGCCTTTGGAATAGTGCCATTTGCGGTGCTCCTCTTCAACGGCATGATCGTCGGGATAGTGGTTCAACACGTTATCGGAACGGGAGAGCCCCTTGGGAAGGTTCTCCTCACGATAGTTCCCCACGGAGTCATTGAGATACCCGCTTTCGCTATCGCGGGCCTCGGCGGGCTGGAATGGTTTCTGGAGGTAGTAGAAGGGAAAGGAAAGATGGAAAAAAGGATGAAAAGGGGTCTAAAGAAGATGCTCAGGCGCCTAGCCCTATCAATAGCCCTCCTGTTTGTGGCGGCCCTCGTAGAGGCCTTCGTAACTCCTGAGCTGGCCGGTGTAGGATAG
- a CDS encoding DUF354 domain-containing protein → MKVWVDITNSPHAHFFKGVIRELEKRGHEVLVTTREFDGLTGILDMLGIEYVVVGKHGGASLEGKLLASTERVHLLARLIVKERPNVALYKNNPEAPRIAFGLKIPSIGFVDNETAIPQNKLMFPFTSRLIYPRAIDAYELLKCGADPNSLRPINGIAEIANVYGFMPSEEPLKELGLKRYSYIVMRPEPVKANYFTGDPERSVLEDVIPLLPDLPIVLFPRTEEQARIFSRFENVIIPERPLDSLSLLYYAKLMIGAGGTMNREALVLGTPAISTYPGKLLAVTRWLIELGVNFHSTNPIEVAAKAWEILRKNGAYRRQIREVTSSMENPVDAIVEEVEALSYTGQLRSYEGLYEGRHKQEGY, encoded by the coding sequence ATGAAGGTCTGGGTCGATATTACCAACTCACCTCACGCTCATTTCTTCAAGGGGGTAATAAGGGAACTTGAGAAGAGGGGTCATGAGGTTCTTGTTACCACGAGGGAGTTTGACGGGCTCACGGGAATCCTTGATATGCTTGGGATAGAGTACGTGGTTGTGGGGAAGCACGGCGGGGCTAGCCTTGAGGGTAAGCTCCTTGCGAGCACGGAGAGAGTTCACCTCCTCGCCAGGCTCATAGTAAAGGAAAGGCCCAACGTCGCCCTCTACAAGAACAATCCTGAGGCTCCGAGGATAGCCTTTGGCCTCAAGATACCCTCTATAGGGTTCGTTGACAACGAAACGGCGATTCCCCAGAACAAGCTGATGTTTCCCTTTACCTCCCGTCTCATCTATCCCCGGGCAATAGATGCCTACGAGCTCTTGAAGTGTGGGGCTGATCCCAATTCCCTGAGGCCCATCAATGGAATAGCCGAAATAGCGAACGTTTACGGGTTCATGCCAAGCGAGGAGCCCTTGAAGGAGCTCGGGTTGAAGAGGTACTCCTACATAGTCATGAGGCCTGAGCCGGTGAAGGCCAACTACTTCACCGGAGACCCTGAGAGGAGTGTCCTTGAGGACGTTATACCCCTCCTCCCTGACCTCCCAATAGTTCTCTTTCCGAGGACAGAAGAGCAGGCAAGAATCTTCAGCAGGTTTGAGAACGTTATAATACCGGAGAGGCCCCTTGACAGCCTTAGCCTTCTTTACTACGCCAAGCTGATGATAGGTGCGGGGGGCACGATGAACAGGGAGGCTCTTGTCCTCGGAACACCGGCCATCTCGACGTATCCAGGAAAGTTACTGGCCGTAACGAGGTGGCTCATAGAGCTCGGCGTTAACTTCCACTCCACGAATCCGATAGAGGTTGCGGCAAAGGCCTGGGAGATTCTCAGGAAGAACGGCGCCTATAGAAGGCAGATAAGAGAAGTTACGAGCTCCATGGAGAATCCCGTTGATGCCATTGTAGAAGAAGTTGAGGCCCTATCCTACACCGGCCAGCTCAGGAGTTACGAAGGCCTCTACGAGGGCCGCCACAAACAGGAGGGCTATTGA
- a CDS encoding DUF7132 family protein has protein sequence MKVLKEWNIKVKLVKTKRGAILHMIELEPGHFYLEQNPLKDSKYGVAYRKIKENFPEFYMFWEIKDNRYTGKLLAGAFLEKPEIDEFITLLAKTEDFKKFEEILEEIEEVGE, from the coding sequence GTGAAGGTTCTGAAGGAATGGAACATCAAAGTTAAGTTGGTCAAAACAAAGCGTGGGGCGATTCTTCACATGATAGAGCTTGAACCGGGGCACTTCTACCTCGAGCAGAACCCTCTGAAGGACTCCAAGTATGGGGTGGCCTACAGGAAGATTAAGGAAAACTTCCCCGAGTTCTATATGTTCTGGGAGATAAAGGACAACCGTTACACGGGCAAGCTCCTTGCCGGGGCCTTCCTCGAGAAGCCTGAGATTGACGAGTTCATCACGCTTTTAGCCAAGACCGAGGACTTCAAGAAGTTCGAGGAAATTCTCGAAGAAATCGAAGAAGTGGGAGAGTGA
- a CDS encoding UDP-N-acetyl-D-mannosamine dehydrogenase: MRIAVIGLGYIGLPTAIMFASAGHEVVGLEIREDIVKKLNSGRAHIAEPEVEERLRRAVEEGKLRATTNPEDIKGADAFIICVQTPLKDGKVDLSYLENAVRTVAGVIERGALVIIESTVPPGTTLRMARLIEELTGLKVGQDFHMAHAPERVMPGRIFHELVYNSRIIGGVTPESAKRAEILYHSFVRGEILLTDATTAEMVKLMENTFRDVNIALANEFALLAHQYGVNVIEAIRLANTHPRVSIHWPGIGVGGHCLPKDPYLLLSGAREDFGLIRKAREINEDMPLFAKDLLFDAFKEAGVPREDAIVVVLGLAYKGDSDDTRNSPALAFIEAIEGDVADVRTYDPFVGGTHESVEKAVKGADAIVIATDHSIFRSLNWEQLGRLMRTRILVDGRHVVKDPPKGFVFRGIGRGDV, translated from the coding sequence ATGAGGATAGCAGTAATAGGCCTTGGATACATTGGCCTTCCAACCGCGATAATGTTCGCGAGCGCAGGCCACGAGGTAGTGGGGCTGGAGATAAGGGAGGACATCGTCAAGAAGCTCAATTCGGGAAGGGCTCACATAGCGGAGCCCGAAGTGGAAGAGAGGCTTAGGAGGGCCGTTGAGGAGGGTAAGCTCAGGGCCACCACGAATCCCGAGGACATCAAGGGGGCCGACGCCTTCATAATATGCGTGCAGACCCCCCTAAAGGATGGAAAGGTCGACCTCAGCTACTTGGAGAACGCCGTGAGAACGGTGGCAGGGGTAATCGAAAGGGGAGCCCTCGTCATAATAGAAAGCACAGTTCCACCGGGCACAACCCTCAGGATGGCCCGGCTTATAGAGGAGCTGACCGGCTTGAAGGTCGGGCAGGATTTCCACATGGCCCACGCGCCCGAGAGGGTTATGCCAGGCAGAATATTCCACGAGCTTGTTTACAACTCAAGAATAATCGGCGGCGTAACCCCCGAGTCGGCCAAGAGGGCCGAGATTCTATACCACTCATTTGTCAGGGGTGAAATCCTCCTAACGGATGCTACAACCGCGGAGATGGTCAAGCTTATGGAGAACACCTTCCGAGATGTGAACATAGCCCTCGCGAACGAGTTCGCCCTTCTGGCACACCAATACGGCGTGAACGTAATCGAGGCCATAAGACTCGCCAACACACATCCCCGCGTGAGCATACATTGGCCCGGCATTGGCGTCGGTGGCCACTGTCTGCCAAAGGATCCTTACCTCCTGCTTAGCGGCGCGAGGGAGGACTTCGGGCTCATCAGGAAGGCGAGAGAGATAAACGAGGACATGCCCCTCTTCGCAAAGGATCTTCTCTTTGACGCCTTCAAAGAGGCGGGTGTACCTCGGGAGGATGCGATAGTGGTGGTTCTCGGCTTGGCCTACAAGGGGGACAGCGACGACACGAGAAACTCTCCGGCCCTTGCATTCATCGAGGCCATAGAGGGAGATGTAGCCGATGTTAGAACCTACGATCCCTTCGTCGGAGGAACGCACGAGAGCGTTGAGAAGGCCGTGAAGGGAGCTGACGCAATCGTCATTGCAACTGACCACTCAATCTTCAGGTCGTTGAACTGGGAACAGCTTGGAAGGCTCATGAGAACCCGCATCCTTGTGGACGGAAGGCACGTCGTGAAGGATCCCCCAAAGGGTTTCGTCTTCAGGGGGATAGGGAGGGGAGACGTTTGA
- a CDS encoding lipoate protein ligase C-terminal domain-containing protein gives MRYLGEHKARKGLIRVEIEERDGIVEDVKITGDFFIYPESVVDELENALKGRKLKELEAVVDDFFSMRHDIEMPYLNVEDFKLAIKKALGEWNE, from the coding sequence ATGAGGTACCTTGGAGAGCACAAGGCAAGAAAGGGCCTCATAAGGGTGGAGATAGAGGAAAGAGATGGTATAGTCGAGGACGTCAAGATAACGGGTGATTTCTTCATATATCCGGAGAGCGTCGTGGACGAGCTTGAGAATGCTCTAAAGGGCCGAAAGTTGAAGGAGCTCGAAGCAGTTGTAGATGACTTCTTCTCGATGAGGCACGACATTGAAATGCCTTATCTAAACGTGGAAGATTTCAAGCTGGCCATAAAGAAGGCGCTGGGGGAATGGAATGAGTAG
- a CDS encoding OsmC family protein, translated as MVEFKDLPIKVSAKALSPTKTLVRCGDYEVITDKLGGEAPSPIEYILAALAGCINIVGHMVAKDMGFEIEGLEIEVEGTFNPAKFMGKNGDRAGYKDVKVVVKVRADVDEETLGEWLKRVEERCPVSDNLVNPTPTEVVVEKI; from the coding sequence ATGGTCGAGTTCAAGGACCTACCTATAAAGGTTTCAGCCAAGGCTTTGAGCCCTACTAAGACTCTCGTTCGCTGCGGTGATTATGAGGTGATTACCGATAAGCTTGGTGGAGAGGCACCGTCTCCAATAGAGTATATCCTCGCTGCTCTGGCGGGATGCATAAACATAGTGGGCCACATGGTTGCGAAGGATATGGGTTTCGAGATAGAGGGCTTAGAGATTGAAGTTGAAGGAACGTTTAACCCGGCCAAGTTCATGGGGAAGAACGGGGATAGGGCTGGCTATAAGGATGTGAAGGTCGTCGTGAAGGTCAGGGCAGATGTTGACGAAGAAACTTTGGGGGAGTGGCTTAAGAGAGTGGAGGAGCGCTGCCCTGTCAGCGACAATCTCGTCAATCCGACGCCGACGGAGGTAGTCGTCGAGAAAATTTGA